ACCTTTTTCAGGAACATATCCTCGTAACCAATCTCGTAGTTAACCGATTTTTCAGGCGCCAGACTGGGGTTGGGCAGTTTTGTTCCGAAACCTCCTGAAAATTTTTCTTTCATGGAAGGGAACCTTGTCTTCTTTTCGACGCTGGCATGGAGCTTGCCCGTATCGGAAACCAGATAGAAGAGCCCTGCTTGAGGGTTCCATGACGAGGTGGAGCCGACCGCATAGTCAAACCAACCACCAGGTACATTCTTGGGATCCCATTCGCGGGCACGAAGCCCCTCCGCTTTGTCGTGGCTAACCCCGATAATTGAGTAAAGACTTTTGGTGATATCAATGGTGTCTTCCATGCCCCAGGAGCTAATCAGATCATCGGATCTCTGCCAGGGTTCGGGCAAATTGTCGCTGCCAACCGTGTTACGCTCATTGTGGGTATCTCTTTTGTAATGGAAAGCTGTCTTAATGTTGTTTCTTGGAAGAAGGGTGGTACCCGCTTCGATGGAGCCGCCTATTGTCCAGTCGTCGTATAAGCTCCTTGCTCCAAAGCTTGTATCGTATACGCTGTAGTCTTTATTGG
Above is a window of Syntrophorhabdaceae bacterium DNA encoding:
- a CDS encoding TonB-dependent receptor, whose product is NKDYSVYDTSFGARSLYDDWTIGGSIEAGTTLLPRNNIKTAFHYKRDTHNERNTVGSDNLPEPWQRSDDLISSWGMEDTIDITKSLYSIIGVSHDKAEGLRAREWDPKNVPGGWFDYAVGSTSSWNPQAGLFYLVSDTGKLHASVEKKTRFPSMKEKFSGGFGTKLPNPSLAPEKSVNYEIGYEDMFLKKVRFKTAVFHNDITNAIQSITVAPKITQNQNIGEVQQYGIEIEGVVSVTKDIEGGLNYTYLDRNNETPINQYSPTYIRLTSVPVHKIFSYVKYTTPLKGLSTLVSVEYLSDTGTTSDGIYNTGAFALVNMKASYIIREGLMVEAGVNNAFDRYYEYAVGYPEPGRTYFAGVRYSF